In Tenebrio molitor chromosome 6, icTenMoli1.1, whole genome shotgun sequence, one genomic interval encodes:
- the LOC138133646 gene encoding uncharacterized protein isoform X1 codes for MYRQILIDSVDTDYQRILWRDHPNEELKTYRLTTFTYGTKPASFIATRCLFELAVQNQNMNPLASSVIKRDFYMDELLTGADTISELSAICEDVSTILQGGGFNLRKWTSNVPLTSPKMNNNCQKNGIVNLDNDVTKTLGLLWDSKNDLLKYDAKTIDRSLIRQVIHRCNSCFRCNPKRVTQMMGDLPACRLESNRPFVISGVDYLGPIIIKESTGRGKRNVKAYVSIFVCLVTKAVHLELVGNLTTESFLGALHRLIARRGHVRHLYSDNGSNFIGAANQETKKFKSFLKSSEFQSDVINKLTERNTEFHFIPGRSPHMGGLWEINVKSVKNHIKRSIGLATPMFEEMYTLLTRIEAILNSRPLTPISNDPNDLEPLTPGHFLSPGESLTAVHEGDITEVKTNRLSRWQLVERMRQLFWRRWTREYLSRLQARSKWRNPDTTPAVGSLVLIADDELPPLRWNLARITELHLGKDGLPRVASLKTKNGATKRSVHKLCVLPLEREDVHVLTHYE; via the coding sequence ATGTACAGGCAAATCCTAATCGACTCGGTAGATACGGATTATCAGAGAATCTTGTGGCGCGATCATCCCAACgaagaattaaaaacgtaCAGACTAACGACTTTCACGTACGGGACGAAACCAGCAAGTTTTATCGCGACACGTTGTTTGTTCGAATTAGCCgtacaaaatcaaaatatgaACCCGTTGGCCAGTTCAGTAATAAAGCGTGATTTTTACATGGACGAGCTGTTAACGGGTGCAGACACCATTTCGGAATTGTCGGCAATTTGCGAAGACGTATCCACCATTTTACAAGGAGGAGGTTTCAACTTGCGCAAGTGGACTTCAAATGTACCCCTGACCTCCCCTAAGATGAacaacaattgtcaaaaaaacggTATAGTTAACTTAGATAACGACGTAACGAAAACCTTAGGATTGCTCTGGGATTCAAAAAATGATCTTTTAAAATATGACGCGAAAACAATCGACCGTAGTCTCATCCGACAAGTTATACACAGATGTAACTCTTGCTTTCGGTGTAATCCAAAACGAGTGACTCAAATGATGGGAGATTTACCTGCATGCAGGCTCGAATCGAATCGCCCTTTCGTTATTTCTGGAGTCGATTACTTAGGACCGATCATAATAAAAGAATcaaccggtcgcggtaaaagAAATGTAAAGGCTTACGTCTCGATCTTCGTTTGCTTAGTAACCAAGGCAGTTCACTTGGAGTTAGTCGGTAACTTGACAACCGAATCATTTCTGGGCGCTTTGCACAGATTAATCGCCAGAAGGGGTCACGTCCGGCACTTGTACTCCGATAATGGTTCGAACTTTATCGGAGCCGCAAATCAAGaaaccaaaaaatttaagTCATTTCTAAAGTCTTcagaatttcagtccgatgtGATAAACAAATTAACGGAACGAAATACCGAATTTCATTTCATTCCAGGGCGATCACCGCACATGGGCGGATTGTGggaaataaatgttaaatcggtaaaaaatcacattaaaaGAAGCATCGGACTTGCAACTCCAATGTTTGAAGAAATGTACACGCTCCTCACGCGAATCGAGGCTATTTTAAATTCTCGCCCCCTTACACCCATAAGTAATGACCCCAATGACCTCGAACCATTGACTCCCGGACATTTCCTTTCCCCAGGTGAATCTCTGACCGCAGTCCACGAGGGTGACATCACCGAGGTTAAAACCAATCGACTGTCCCGTTGGCAACTCGTCGAAAGGATGCGTCAACTCTTTTGGCGAAGATGGACTCGGGAATATCTCTCGCGACTCCAGGCGAGATCCAAGTGGAGAAATCCCGACACCACACCTGCCGTCGGCTCCCTGGTGTTGATTGCTGACGACGAGCTACCTCCGCTGCGGTGGAATCTGGCGCGCATCACCGAGCTGCACCTCGGAAAGGACGGGTTACCAAGAGTGGCGTCGTTAAAGACAAAAAACGGTGCTACGAAACGTTCAGTGCACAAACTGTGTGTGTTACCCCTAGAACGCGAGGACGTTCACGTGTTGACTCATTACGAGTGA
- the LOC138133646 gene encoding uncharacterized protein isoform X2, whose translation MYRQILIDSVDTDYQRILWRDHPNEELKTYRLTTFTYGTKPASFIATRCLFELAVQNQNMNPLASSVIKRDFYMDELLTGADTISELSAICEDVSTILQGGGFNLRKWTSNVPLTSPKMNNNCQKNGESLTAVHEGDITEVKTNRLSRWQLVERMRQLFWRRWTREYLSRLQARSKWRNPDTTPAVGSLVLIADDELPPLRWNLARITELHLGKDGLPRVASLKTKNGATKRSVHKLCVLPLEREDVHVLTHYE comes from the exons ATGTACAGGCAAATCCTAATCGACTCGGTAGATACGGATTATCAGAGAATCTTGTGGCGCGATCATCCCAACgaagaattaaaaacgtaCAGACTAACGACTTTCACGTACGGGACGAAACCAGCAAGTTTTATCGCGACACGTTGTTTGTTCGAATTAGCCgtacaaaatcaaaatatgaACCCGTTGGCCAGTTCAGTAATAAAGCGTGATTTTTACATGGACGAGCTGTTAACGGGTGCAGACACCATTTCGGAATTGTCGGCAATTTGCGAAGACGTATCCACCATTTTACAAGGAGGAGGTTTCAACTTGCGCAAGTGGACTTCAAATGTACCCCTGACCTCCCCTAAGATGAacaacaattgtcaaaaaaacg GTGAATCTCTGACCGCAGTCCACGAGGGTGACATCACCGAGGTTAAAACCAATCGACTGTCCCGTTGGCAACTCGTCGAAAGGATGCGTCAACTCTTTTGGCGAAGATGGACTCGGGAATATCTCTCGCGACTCCAGGCGAGATCCAAGTGGAGAAATCCCGACACCACACCTGCCGTCGGCTCCCTGGTGTTGATTGCTGACGACGAGCTACCTCCGCTGCGGTGGAATCTGGCGCGCATCACCGAGCTGCACCTCGGAAAGGACGGGTTACCAAGAGTGGCGTCGTTAAAGACAAAAAACGGTGCTACGAAACGTTCAGTGCACAAACTGTGTGTGTTACCCCTAGAACGCGAGGACGTTCACGTGTTGACTCATTACGAGTGA